The following are from one region of the Silene latifolia isolate original U9 population chromosome 9, ASM4854445v1, whole genome shotgun sequence genome:
- the LOC141601821 gene encoding uncharacterized protein LOC141601821 translates to MRNDKGEKRSFPPGSVTVMEALTASLQRSRLGISGLVERGETSKSKDNGNNICQDWAICTNTSLHKGGRIWLIWDPKVYEVTVYDVTTQCIHSKIMDKARKIAFWYTVVYGLNQLNERDAIWNSLRSYHGRVTGPWLVGGDFNSVMASDERIGGAPVTNAETRPMVQAVQDCNLVDLSAQGAFYTWSNKHEQDTRVYSRIDRVLVNEDWVDIFPESYVHFMPEGTFDHCPCVVSFDFVSQRKGATFNFNMWSLVPDYKQIVIDGWHKGVQGNPMFRVVSKLKGLKSGLKKLNKEQFSDIEKLTDVAELALKHCQERLILDPLNDQLI, encoded by the exons ATGAGGAATGATAAAGGTGAAAAGAGGAGCTTTCCACCTGGGAGTGTCACTGTTATGGAGGCTTTAACTGCTTCCTTACAGAGGTCAAGGCTTGGTATCTCTGGGCTAGTTGAGAGAGGTGAGACTAGCAAATCAAAAGATAATG GGAATAATATTTGTCAGGATTGGGCTATATGTACTAATACTAGCCTACATAAGGGAGGCAGGATATGGCTCATTTGGGATCCTAAGGTGTATGAGGTGACTGTGTATGATGTGACAACTCAGTGCATTCACTCTAAAATAATGGATAAGGCTAGGAAAATTGCTTTCTGGTATACTGTGGTGTATGGGTTAAATCAACTTAATGAAAGGGATGCCATATGGAATAGTCTGAGAAGTTATCATGGCAGAGTCACTGGCCCTTGGCTTGTGGGGGGAGATTTCAACTCTGTCATGGCTAGTGATGAAAGGATTGGGGGAGCTCCTGTGACTAATGCTGAGACTAGACCTATGGTGCAGGCAGTGCAGGACTGTAACTTAGTCGATCTTAGTGCTCAGGGAGCTTTTTATACCTGGTCTAACAAGCATGAGCAGGATACTCGAGTTTATAGCAGAATTGATAGAGTCTTAGTGAATGAAGATTGGGTGGATATTTTTCCTGAGAGTTATGTGCACTTTATGCCTGAAGGAACCTTTGATCATTGTCCTTGTGTGGTGAGCTTTGATTTTGTGAGTCAGAGAAAGGGGGCTACATTCAATTTCAACATGTGGTCCTTGGTCCCTGACTACAAACAGATTGTGATTGATGGATGGCACAAGGGAGTTCAGGGAAACCCTATGTTCAGGGTGGTGTCAAAATTGAAGGGATTGAAAAGTGGTCTGAAGAAGTTAAACAAAGAGCAGTTCAGTGACATTGAGAAACTGACTGATGTTGCTGAACTTGCTTTAAAGCATTGTCAGGAGAGACTTATCTTGGACCCGTTGAATGATCAACTTATTTAG